Proteins encoded together in one Falco peregrinus isolate bFalPer1 chromosome 2, bFalPer1.pri, whole genome shotgun sequence window:
- the ENDOV gene encoding endonuclease V isoform X6 codes for MAEPPPPATLRRWEREQARLKTSVVEEDTEEWQKDSRFTGLERVGGVDLSYIKGDDTSACASLVVLSYPALEVLYEDCRMVAVSAPYVAGFLAFREVPFLVEAVQRLQQEEPKLRPQVVLVDGNGLLHPRGFGVACHLGVLTDLPCIGVAKNLLHVDGVVRDELHREQIRSLQRGGDTFPLTGTSGRVLGMVLRSYNSSKPLYISVGHKVCLETAVRLVKSCCRYRIPEPIRQADIRSREYIRKQLCSPLEVVSSGPERKKEAELDD; via the exons ATGgccgagccgccgccgcccgccacGCTCCGCCGCTGGGAACG AGAGCAGGCACGGTTGAAAACCAGCGTGGTAGAGGAGGACACTGAGGAGTGGCAAAAGGATTCACGTTTTACAGGACTGGAGAGAGTGGGAGGTGTGGACTTATCTTATATCAAAGGAGATGACACCAGCGCCTGCGCCTCCCTGGTGGTTCTCAGCTACCCAGCTCTTGAG GTGCTGTATGAGGATTGCCGGATGGTGGCTGTGAGCGCCCCATACGTGGCAGGATTCTTGGCTTTCCGAGAGGTCCCTTTCCTGGTAGAAGCTGTTCAGAGACTTCAGCAGGAGGAGCCCAAGCTCAGACCTCAG gtggtACTTGTAGATGGGAATGGCCTGCTCCATCCAAGAG GATTTGGTGTGGCCTGTCACCTTGGAGTCCTGACAGATCTACCGTGCATTGGAGTGGCCAAGAACCTCCTGCATGTGGATGGCGTGGTCAGGGATGAGCTGCACAGAGAGCAG ATTCGTTccctgcagaggggaggagATACATTCCCACTGACAGGCACATCAGGGAGAGTCCTGGGCATG GTCCTGCGTAGCTACAACAGCTCTAAGCCGCTTTATATCTCTGTGGGTCACAAGGTGTGCCTGGAGACAGCTGTGCGCCTGGTCAAGTCCTGCTGCAGGTACCGGATCCCAGAGCCCATCCGTCAG GCTGATATTAGATCAAGGGAGTATATTCGGAAGCAGCTGTGTTCACCGCTGGAGGTCGTATCTTCTGGGCCCGAGAG aaaaaaagaagctgaattgGATGATTAG
- the ENDOV gene encoding endonuclease V isoform X4, with translation MRRHAQSKGSCIPQRQQRGSSVPTSPGVGWEEPPGLPPPRLGPWGQGWCQAAVLGLELGRTGTLLTVALWSFTREQARLKTSVVEEDTEEWQKDSRFTGLERVGGVDLSYIKGDDTSACASLVVLSYPALEVVLVDGNGLLHPRGFGVACHLGVLTDLPCIGVAKNLLHVDGVVRDELHREQIRSLQRGGDTFPLTGTSGRVLGMVLRSYNSSKPLYISVGHKVCLETAVRLVKSCCRYRIPEPIRQADIRSREYIRKQLCSPLEVVSSGPESRKKEAELDD, from the exons ATGAGGCGACACGCACAGAGCAAGGGCAGTTGCATcccccagaggcagcagaggggtTCCTCTGTCCCCACAAGCCCTGGGGTCGGTTGGGAAGAGCCCCCCGGTCTTCCGCCCCCGCGGTTGGGGCCATGGGGGCAGGGATGGTGCCAGGCCGCGGTGCTGGgcctggagctggggaggaCGGGCACCCTCCTCACGGTGGCTCTGTGGTCTTTCACTAGAGAGCAGGCACGGTTGAAAACCAGCGTGGTAGAGGAGGACACTGAGGAGTGGCAAAAGGATTCACGTTTTACAGGACTGGAGAGAGTGGGAGGTGTGGACTTATCTTATATCAAAGGAGATGACACCAGCGCCTGCGCCTCCCTGGTGGTTCTCAGCTACCCAGCTCTTGAG gtggtACTTGTAGATGGGAATGGCCTGCTCCATCCAAGAG GATTTGGTGTGGCCTGTCACCTTGGAGTCCTGACAGATCTACCGTGCATTGGAGTGGCCAAGAACCTCCTGCATGTGGATGGCGTGGTCAGGGATGAGCTGCACAGAGAGCAG ATTCGTTccctgcagaggggaggagATACATTCCCACTGACAGGCACATCAGGGAGAGTCCTGGGCATG GTCCTGCGTAGCTACAACAGCTCTAAGCCGCTTTATATCTCTGTGGGTCACAAGGTGTGCCTGGAGACAGCTGTGCGCCTGGTCAAGTCCTGCTGCAGGTACCGGATCCCAGAGCCCATCCGTCAG GCTGATATTAGATCAAGGGAGTATATTCGGAAGCAGCTGTGTTCACCGCTGGAGGTCGTATCTTCTGGGCCCGAGAG cagaaaaaaagaagctgaattgGATGATTAG
- the ENDOV gene encoding endonuclease V isoform X2, translating to MRRHAQSKGSCIPQRQQRGSSVPTSPGVGWEEPPGLPPPRLGPWGQGWCQAAVLGLELGRTGTLLTVALWSFTREQARLKTSVVEEDTEEWQKDSRFTGLERVGGVDLSYIKGDDTSACASLVVLSYPALEVLYEDCRMVAVSAPYVAGFLAFREVPFLVEAVQRLQQEEPKLRPQVVLVDGNGLLHPRGFGVACHLGVLTDLPCIGVAKNLLHVDGVVRDELHREQIRSLQRGGDTFPLTGTSGRVLGMVLRSYNSSKPLYISVGHKVCLETAVRLVKSCCRYRIPEPIRQADIRSREYIRKQLCSPLEVVSSGPERKKEAELDD from the exons ATGAGGCGACACGCACAGAGCAAGGGCAGTTGCATcccccagaggcagcagaggggtTCCTCTGTCCCCACAAGCCCTGGGGTCGGTTGGGAAGAGCCCCCCGGTCTTCCGCCCCCGCGGTTGGGGCCATGGGGGCAGGGATGGTGCCAGGCCGCGGTGCTGGgcctggagctggggaggaCGGGCACCCTCCTCACGGTGGCTCTGTGGTCTTTCACTAGAGAGCAGGCACGGTTGAAAACCAGCGTGGTAGAGGAGGACACTGAGGAGTGGCAAAAGGATTCACGTTTTACAGGACTGGAGAGAGTGGGAGGTGTGGACTTATCTTATATCAAAGGAGATGACACCAGCGCCTGCGCCTCCCTGGTGGTTCTCAGCTACCCAGCTCTTGAG GTGCTGTATGAGGATTGCCGGATGGTGGCTGTGAGCGCCCCATACGTGGCAGGATTCTTGGCTTTCCGAGAGGTCCCTTTCCTGGTAGAAGCTGTTCAGAGACTTCAGCAGGAGGAGCCCAAGCTCAGACCTCAG gtggtACTTGTAGATGGGAATGGCCTGCTCCATCCAAGAG GATTTGGTGTGGCCTGTCACCTTGGAGTCCTGACAGATCTACCGTGCATTGGAGTGGCCAAGAACCTCCTGCATGTGGATGGCGTGGTCAGGGATGAGCTGCACAGAGAGCAG ATTCGTTccctgcagaggggaggagATACATTCCCACTGACAGGCACATCAGGGAGAGTCCTGGGCATG GTCCTGCGTAGCTACAACAGCTCTAAGCCGCTTTATATCTCTGTGGGTCACAAGGTGTGCCTGGAGACAGCTGTGCGCCTGGTCAAGTCCTGCTGCAGGTACCGGATCCCAGAGCCCATCCGTCAG GCTGATATTAGATCAAGGGAGTATATTCGGAAGCAGCTGTGTTCACCGCTGGAGGTCGTATCTTCTGGGCCCGAGAG aaaaaaagaagctgaattgGATGATTAG
- the ENDOV gene encoding endonuclease V isoform X1: MRRHAQSKGSCIPQRQQRGSSVPTSPGVGWEEPPGLPPPRLGPWGQGWCQAAVLGLELGRTGTLLTVALWSFTREQARLKTSVVEEDTEEWQKDSRFTGLERVGGVDLSYIKGDDTSACASLVVLSYPALEVLYEDCRMVAVSAPYVAGFLAFREVPFLVEAVQRLQQEEPKLRPQVVLVDGNGLLHPRGFGVACHLGVLTDLPCIGVAKNLLHVDGVVRDELHREQIRSLQRGGDTFPLTGTSGRVLGMVLRSYNSSKPLYISVGHKVCLETAVRLVKSCCRYRIPEPIRQADIRSREYIRKQLCSPLEVVSSGPESRKKEAELDD; encoded by the exons ATGAGGCGACACGCACAGAGCAAGGGCAGTTGCATcccccagaggcagcagaggggtTCCTCTGTCCCCACAAGCCCTGGGGTCGGTTGGGAAGAGCCCCCCGGTCTTCCGCCCCCGCGGTTGGGGCCATGGGGGCAGGGATGGTGCCAGGCCGCGGTGCTGGgcctggagctggggaggaCGGGCACCCTCCTCACGGTGGCTCTGTGGTCTTTCACTAGAGAGCAGGCACGGTTGAAAACCAGCGTGGTAGAGGAGGACACTGAGGAGTGGCAAAAGGATTCACGTTTTACAGGACTGGAGAGAGTGGGAGGTGTGGACTTATCTTATATCAAAGGAGATGACACCAGCGCCTGCGCCTCCCTGGTGGTTCTCAGCTACCCAGCTCTTGAG GTGCTGTATGAGGATTGCCGGATGGTGGCTGTGAGCGCCCCATACGTGGCAGGATTCTTGGCTTTCCGAGAGGTCCCTTTCCTGGTAGAAGCTGTTCAGAGACTTCAGCAGGAGGAGCCCAAGCTCAGACCTCAG gtggtACTTGTAGATGGGAATGGCCTGCTCCATCCAAGAG GATTTGGTGTGGCCTGTCACCTTGGAGTCCTGACAGATCTACCGTGCATTGGAGTGGCCAAGAACCTCCTGCATGTGGATGGCGTGGTCAGGGATGAGCTGCACAGAGAGCAG ATTCGTTccctgcagaggggaggagATACATTCCCACTGACAGGCACATCAGGGAGAGTCCTGGGCATG GTCCTGCGTAGCTACAACAGCTCTAAGCCGCTTTATATCTCTGTGGGTCACAAGGTGTGCCTGGAGACAGCTGTGCGCCTGGTCAAGTCCTGCTGCAGGTACCGGATCCCAGAGCCCATCCGTCAG GCTGATATTAGATCAAGGGAGTATATTCGGAAGCAGCTGTGTTCACCGCTGGAGGTCGTATCTTCTGGGCCCGAGAG cagaaaaaaagaagctgaattgGATGATTAG
- the ENDOV gene encoding endonuclease V isoform X5 — protein sequence MAEPPPPATLRRWEREQARLKTSVVEEDTEEWQKDSRFTGLERVGGVDLSYIKGDDTSACASLVVLSYPALEVLYEDCRMVAVSAPYVAGFLAFREVPFLVEAVQRLQQEEPKLRPQVVLVDGNGLLHPRGFGVACHLGVLTDLPCIGVAKNLLHVDGVVRDELHREQIRSLQRGGDTFPLTGTSGRVLGMVLRSYNSSKPLYISVGHKVCLETAVRLVKSCCRYRIPEPIRQADIRSREYIRKQLCSPLEVVSSGPESRKKEAELDD from the exons ATGgccgagccgccgccgcccgccacGCTCCGCCGCTGGGAACG AGAGCAGGCACGGTTGAAAACCAGCGTGGTAGAGGAGGACACTGAGGAGTGGCAAAAGGATTCACGTTTTACAGGACTGGAGAGAGTGGGAGGTGTGGACTTATCTTATATCAAAGGAGATGACACCAGCGCCTGCGCCTCCCTGGTGGTTCTCAGCTACCCAGCTCTTGAG GTGCTGTATGAGGATTGCCGGATGGTGGCTGTGAGCGCCCCATACGTGGCAGGATTCTTGGCTTTCCGAGAGGTCCCTTTCCTGGTAGAAGCTGTTCAGAGACTTCAGCAGGAGGAGCCCAAGCTCAGACCTCAG gtggtACTTGTAGATGGGAATGGCCTGCTCCATCCAAGAG GATTTGGTGTGGCCTGTCACCTTGGAGTCCTGACAGATCTACCGTGCATTGGAGTGGCCAAGAACCTCCTGCATGTGGATGGCGTGGTCAGGGATGAGCTGCACAGAGAGCAG ATTCGTTccctgcagaggggaggagATACATTCCCACTGACAGGCACATCAGGGAGAGTCCTGGGCATG GTCCTGCGTAGCTACAACAGCTCTAAGCCGCTTTATATCTCTGTGGGTCACAAGGTGTGCCTGGAGACAGCTGTGCGCCTGGTCAAGTCCTGCTGCAGGTACCGGATCCCAGAGCCCATCCGTCAG GCTGATATTAGATCAAGGGAGTATATTCGGAAGCAGCTGTGTTCACCGCTGGAGGTCGTATCTTCTGGGCCCGAGAG cagaaaaaaagaagctgaattgGATGATTAG
- the ENDOV gene encoding endonuclease V isoform X3 — protein sequence MRRHAQSKGSCIPQRQQRGSSVPTSPGVGWEEPPGLPPPRLGPWGQGWCQAAVLGLELGRTGTLLTVALWSFTREQARLKTSVVEEDTEEWQKDSRFTGLERVGGVDLSYIKGDDTSACASLVVLSYPALEVLYEDCRMVAVSAPYVAGFLAFREVPFLVEAVQRLQQEEPKLRPQVVLVDGNGLLHPRGFGVACHLGVLTDLPCIGVAKNLLHVDGVVRDELHREQIRSLQRGGDTFPLTGTSGRVLGMVLRSYNSSKPLYISVGHKVCLETAVRLVKSCCRYRIPEPIRQADIRSREYIRKQLCSPLEVVSSGPER from the exons ATGAGGCGACACGCACAGAGCAAGGGCAGTTGCATcccccagaggcagcagaggggtTCCTCTGTCCCCACAAGCCCTGGGGTCGGTTGGGAAGAGCCCCCCGGTCTTCCGCCCCCGCGGTTGGGGCCATGGGGGCAGGGATGGTGCCAGGCCGCGGTGCTGGgcctggagctggggaggaCGGGCACCCTCCTCACGGTGGCTCTGTGGTCTTTCACTAGAGAGCAGGCACGGTTGAAAACCAGCGTGGTAGAGGAGGACACTGAGGAGTGGCAAAAGGATTCACGTTTTACAGGACTGGAGAGAGTGGGAGGTGTGGACTTATCTTATATCAAAGGAGATGACACCAGCGCCTGCGCCTCCCTGGTGGTTCTCAGCTACCCAGCTCTTGAG GTGCTGTATGAGGATTGCCGGATGGTGGCTGTGAGCGCCCCATACGTGGCAGGATTCTTGGCTTTCCGAGAGGTCCCTTTCCTGGTAGAAGCTGTTCAGAGACTTCAGCAGGAGGAGCCCAAGCTCAGACCTCAG gtggtACTTGTAGATGGGAATGGCCTGCTCCATCCAAGAG GATTTGGTGTGGCCTGTCACCTTGGAGTCCTGACAGATCTACCGTGCATTGGAGTGGCCAAGAACCTCCTGCATGTGGATGGCGTGGTCAGGGATGAGCTGCACAGAGAGCAG ATTCGTTccctgcagaggggaggagATACATTCCCACTGACAGGCACATCAGGGAGAGTCCTGGGCATG GTCCTGCGTAGCTACAACAGCTCTAAGCCGCTTTATATCTCTGTGGGTCACAAGGTGTGCCTGGAGACAGCTGTGCGCCTGGTCAAGTCCTGCTGCAGGTACCGGATCCCAGAGCCCATCCGTCAG GCTGATATTAGATCAAGGGAGTATATTCGGAAGCAGCTGTGTTCACCGCTGGAGGTCGTATCTTCTGGGCCCGAGAGGTAG